The Carassius gibelio isolate Cgi1373 ecotype wild population from Czech Republic chromosome B22, carGib1.2-hapl.c, whole genome shotgun sequence genome window below encodes:
- the LOC127987530 gene encoding uncharacterized protein LOC127987530 translates to MRSGFILKHFIHCSNMTIFQLQLYVLIFCQYAVADLLTDVGSNVTINCDLDEKEVYWILLKAADPPTVILQSFSTSAFYHNKTFKKKYSVQFKHRLVINNVTADELGVYYCMNTRTPPKLSNSTRIYFNEPTECHNHTVTEYIEQNQTLWKSIIIISGLMNGLLVTVVVGLVKVFVVGNRRSAKKPEQLNSYLQQTQVTEPHRDQLQYATVDFSKLRKNIPSSQINSTYAALNLPKS, encoded by the exons ATGAGAAGCGgattcattttgaaacattttattcaCTGCAGCAACATGACGATCTTTCAGCTTCAGCTCT ATGTATTAATCTTTTGTCAGTATGCAGTGGCAGATCTTTTAACTGATGTGGGATCAAATGTGACCATAAACTGTGATCTTGATGAAAAGGAGGTTTACTGGATTTTACTGAAAGCAGCAGATCCTCCAACAGTCATTCTACAGTCATTCTCAACATCAGCTTTTTAccataataaaacattcaaaaagaaATATTCAGTGCAGTTTAAACATCGTCTAGTTATTAATAATGTGACTGCTgatgaattaggagtttattactgTATGAACACACGCACACCTCCAAAACTCAGCAACAGCACCAGAATATATTTCAATG AACCAACTGAGTGTCACAATCACACAGTGACTGAGTATATCGAGCAGAATCAGACACTATGGAAGAGTATTATCATCATATCTGGACTGATGAATGGGCTTCTGGTTACTGTAGTGGTCG GACTGGTAAAGGTTTTTGTTGTTGGAAACAGAAGGTCTGCAAAAAAGCCAGAACAACTAAACTCTTATCTACAACAGACACAAGTTACAGAGCCACATCGGGACCAGTTGCAG TATGCCACGGTTGACTTTTCCAAGCTGCGTAAAAATATTCCGTCCAGCCAAATCAACAGCACGTACGCTGCTCTAAACCTGCCGAAGTCATGA